In Vidua chalybeata isolate OUT-0048 chromosome 5, bVidCha1 merged haplotype, whole genome shotgun sequence, one genomic interval encodes:
- the GSG1 gene encoding germ cell-specific gene 1 protein isoform X2 produces MELLKGLPLRRTFLAVILNLLALTLSTTALLGSYWCTGTQKVPKPLCGKSKASQCVGVPMPSDADASNVSSEDTVHYSWETGDDRFAFRYFHTGMWLSCEESMEGPEEKCRSFIELSPPAERGILWLSLGSEMLYISLLLISFILLMVEILHTGNPVCGMKLNAFAAVSSVLSGLLGMVAHMMYSQVFQATVNLGPEDWRPHTWDYGWAFYMAWASFTCCMASAVTTLNTYTKTILEFKRNHIKGYDGSLKDHPQHHQCFIQQISSYYEPKGKAFHSVSEGVDFYTDLQQKILQREPELDLDEVLGQTIGEDRC; encoded by the exons atggagctgctgaaggGACTGCCATTGCGCCGCACTTTCCTGGCTGTCATCCTGAACCTGCTGGCTCTCACCCTCTCCACCACAGCCTTGCTGGGCAGCTACTGGTGCACTGGGACCCAGAAAGTACCCAAGCCTTTGTGTGGGAAGAGCAAAGCCTCCCAGTGCGTGGGTGTCCCCATGCCATCTGATGCAGATGCGAGCAATGTTTCTTCTGAGGACACAGTGCACTACAGCTGGGAGACTGGAGATGACCGCTTTGCCTTCAGATACTTCCACACAGGGATGTGGCTTTCCTGTGAAGAGAGCATGGAAGGGCCAG aagagaaatgccGCAGCTTTATTGAGCTTTCACCACCAGCAGAGAGAG GAATCCTGTGGCTGTCACTGGGATCAGAGATGCTGTACATCAGCTTGCTGCTCATCAGCTTCATCCTCCTGATGGTGGAAATTCTGCATACTGGAAATCCTGTCTGTGGGATGAAACTCAATGCCTTTGCTGCTGTCTCCTCAGTGCTGTCAG GTCTCCTTGGGATGGTGGCACACATGATGTACAGTCAAGTCTTCCAGGCAACAGTTAATCTGGGACCAGAGGACTGGAGACCTCACACATGGGACTATGGCTGGGCATTCTA CATGGCCTGGGCCTCCTTTACCTGCTGCATGGCCTCTGCTGTCACCACTCTCAATACCTACACCAAGACGATACTGGAGTTCAAAAGGAACCACATCAAGGGATACGATGGAAGCCTCAAGGATCACCCTCAGCATCACCAGTGCTTCATACAGCAAATAAGCAGCTACTATGAGCCCAAAGGCAAGGCCTTCCATTCAGTCTCTGAGGGAGTCGACTTCTACACTGATCTGCAGCAGAAAATACTACAGCGGGAACCAGAGCTGGACCTGGATGAAGTCTTGGGCCAGACAATCGGGGAGGATCGCTGTTAG
- the GSG1 gene encoding germ cell-specific gene 1 protein isoform X1, translating to MVLPCWMELLKGLPLRRTFLAVILNLLALTLSTTALLGSYWCTGTQKVPKPLCGKSKASQCVGVPMPSDADASNVSSEDTVHYSWETGDDRFAFRYFHTGMWLSCEESMEGPEEKCRSFIELSPPAERGILWLSLGSEMLYISLLLISFILLMVEILHTGNPVCGMKLNAFAAVSSVLSGLLGMVAHMMYSQVFQATVNLGPEDWRPHTWDYGWAFYMAWASFTCCMASAVTTLNTYTKTILEFKRNHIKGYDGSLKDHPQHHQCFIQQISSYYEPKGKAFHSVSEGVDFYTDLQQKILQREPELDLDEVLGQTIGEDRC from the exons ATGGTTCTTCCATGCTGG atggagctgctgaaggGACTGCCATTGCGCCGCACTTTCCTGGCTGTCATCCTGAACCTGCTGGCTCTCACCCTCTCCACCACAGCCTTGCTGGGCAGCTACTGGTGCACTGGGACCCAGAAAGTACCCAAGCCTTTGTGTGGGAAGAGCAAAGCCTCCCAGTGCGTGGGTGTCCCCATGCCATCTGATGCAGATGCGAGCAATGTTTCTTCTGAGGACACAGTGCACTACAGCTGGGAGACTGGAGATGACCGCTTTGCCTTCAGATACTTCCACACAGGGATGTGGCTTTCCTGTGAAGAGAGCATGGAAGGGCCAG aagagaaatgccGCAGCTTTATTGAGCTTTCACCACCAGCAGAGAGAG GAATCCTGTGGCTGTCACTGGGATCAGAGATGCTGTACATCAGCTTGCTGCTCATCAGCTTCATCCTCCTGATGGTGGAAATTCTGCATACTGGAAATCCTGTCTGTGGGATGAAACTCAATGCCTTTGCTGCTGTCTCCTCAGTGCTGTCAG GTCTCCTTGGGATGGTGGCACACATGATGTACAGTCAAGTCTTCCAGGCAACAGTTAATCTGGGACCAGAGGACTGGAGACCTCACACATGGGACTATGGCTGGGCATTCTA CATGGCCTGGGCCTCCTTTACCTGCTGCATGGCCTCTGCTGTCACCACTCTCAATACCTACACCAAGACGATACTGGAGTTCAAAAGGAACCACATCAAGGGATACGATGGAAGCCTCAAGGATCACCCTCAGCATCACCAGTGCTTCATACAGCAAATAAGCAGCTACTATGAGCCCAAAGGCAAGGCCTTCCATTCAGTCTCTGAGGGAGTCGACTTCTACACTGATCTGCAGCAGAAAATACTACAGCGGGAACCAGAGCTGGACCTGGATGAAGTCTTGGGCCAGACAATCGGGGAGGATCGCTGTTAG